The Streptomyces achromogenes DNA segment CGCCCTGCGCAGGGCGGCCCGCGCTTCGCCGTGGCGGCCCAGGCGGAGACGTTCGCAGAGATAGACGCCACCCATGAACCCGGGGACGGCGCCGAGCACGGGGATCAGGAAGAAGCCGAGGAACGCGCCGAGTCCGGCGTACACCGCCATCCGGGGGGTCGCGCCGCTCGCGCGCAGCCGGCGAGGCGGCAGGGACCAGCGCACCACCTGTGACACGAACAAGGCCACCGTGGCGCCCACCAGCACGGCCCAGGCCACCGGCTGCGGATCCTCCAGCGCCCACCACAGGATCGCGGCCCAGACCAGCCACGACCCCGGCACGCCGGGCACCAGCACTCCGCACAGGCCGAGCAGAACGACCACTCCGACCAGCAGGAGTTCCCACACTCCCATCTGCCCAGGGTGCCCGAGCCGGAAAGAGCACGCAGGTCAGGCGATGGTGCCGGGAGCATCGCCGGGGTCAGTGCTCGCGGGTCACCCAGCTGCGCTCGTACGCGTGCCAGCCAAGCTGCAGCCGCGTCGAGGCACCCGTCAGCTCCATCAGCCGCTTCACCCGGCGCTGCACGGTCCGCAGCCCCAGATCGAGCTGTTTGGCCACGCTGGCATCGGTCATCCCGGCGAGCAGCAGGGAGAGGATCTCCAGGTCGGCGGCGTCGGGGCCGTCCGGACCCCGCTCGGCGACACCGACCGCGCCGCAGCGCAGCGGCAACGCCACCTGCCACACCGATTCGAACAGGCCGGACAGCAGCTCCAGCAGCCCGCTGGCGTGGACCACCAGCGCGGCAGGCTCGGCCGAGCTGCCGTTCAACGGCACGAGCGCGAGTGAGCGGTCGGCGACCACCAGCTTCGTCGGCACCTCGTCCACCACCCGTACCTGCTCGTTCCGGCCCAACGCGGCGGTCACCTCCGTCATGCCGTCGGGCTTGTCGAGCACGGACCGCTCCAGGACGACGCGGTAGCGCACCCCACGGGCGGTCGCCTGTTTCTCCGCGTCGTTCTCGCTGCCGCTCACGGCCACCGTGGTGCCGGTGACCAGGGCACACACCTCGTGGCTCGCCCCGAGCTGGATCTGCAGGAAGCGCTGGGCGACTGCGGCGGCACCCGTCACCACCTCGACCAGATCGTGCACCGCCGGCTCGGTCGAGATCGCCCGGTACTCCTCGG contains these protein-coding regions:
- a CDS encoding DUF456 domain-containing protein, producing MGVWELLLVGVVVLLGLCGVLVPGVPGSWLVWAAILWWALEDPQPVAWAVLVGATVALFVSQVVRWSLPPRRLRASGATPRMAVYAGLGAFLGFFLIPVLGAVPGFMGGVYLCERLRLGRHGEARAALRRAMRSGGSSVLAELFTCLLIMGAWLGAVLWG
- a CDS encoding helix-turn-helix transcriptional regulator, whose protein sequence is MLRAIGLDETHESAYRELVSVGAADVPHLARRLTLGEHDTERALRRLERHGLAAQSSGRPGRWVAAPPGVALGALLTQQRHELEKAELTAARLAEEYRAISTEPAVHDLVEVVTGAAAVAQRFLQIQLGASHEVCALVTGTTVAVSGSENDAEKQATARGVRYRVVLERSVLDKPDGMTEVTAALGRNEQVRVVDEVPTKLVVADRSLALVPLNGSSAEPAALVVHASGLLELLSGLFESVWQVALPLRCGAVGVAERGPDGPDAADLEILSLLLAGMTDASVAKQLDLGLRTVQRRVKRLMELTGASTRLQLGWHAYERSWVTREH